The following coding sequences lie in one Musa acuminata AAA Group cultivar baxijiao chromosome BXJ1-8, Cavendish_Baxijiao_AAA, whole genome shotgun sequence genomic window:
- the LOC135588990 gene encoding uncharacterized protein LOC135588990 isoform X1 — MALTRPCLLPVLMFVGVLASVALAQQGKIAVIGTVPCSTATVAAKSMPAFPRHAEWHQTASPRALGTRRVARYLDATVQVQCGSSVIASTTTNSNGAFAMLLSEQTSTVSDLLSSCKLVIPTPVSTCDASLRATGKLQSPLQLLSGTGLDGLLGNKSLLGDIFGKGGLLGGILGGDGLLGGILGPSKYTVAGN, encoded by the exons ATGGCTTTGACGAGGCCTTGCCTTCTTCCGGTGCTCATGTTTGTGGGTGTCCTTGCATCCGTAGCTCTCGCCCAACAGGGGAAGATCGCAGTCATTGGCACCGTGCCATGCAGCACCGCCACCGTCGCAGCGAAATCAATGCCTGCCTTTCCAA GGCATGCGGAGTGGCATCAGACGGCATCACCCCGAGCTCTTGGGACAAGACGCGTCGCACGATACCTTG ATGCGACGGTGCAGGTACAGTGTGGGAGCAGTGTCATCGCCAGCACCACCACCAACAGCAATGGAGCATTTGCGATGCTACTGAGTGAACAAACCTCAACTGTGTCCGATCTTTTGAGTAGCTGCAAGCTAGTCATCCCCACCCCTGTCTCCACCTGCGACGCGTCGCTCCGGGCCACCGGGAAGCTGCAGTCGCCCCTCCAACTTCTCTCAGGTACTGGTCTCGACGGACTTCTTGGGAACAAAAGCTTGCTCGGTGACATTTTCGGTAAAGGCGGATTGCTCGGTGGAATTCTGGGAGGTGATGGCCTTCTTGGTGGAATTCTTGGCCCGTCCAAGTACACCGTCGCTGGGAACTGA
- the LOC135588990 gene encoding phylloplanin-like isoform X2, with product MALTRPCLLPVLMFVGVLASVALAQQGKIAVIGTVPCSTATVAAKSMPAFPNATVQVQCGSSVIASTTTNSNGAFAMLLSEQTSTVSDLLSSCKLVIPTPVSTCDASLRATGKLQSPLQLLSGTGLDGLLGNKSLLGDIFGKGGLLGGILGGDGLLGGILGPSKYTVAGN from the exons ATGGCTTTGACGAGGCCTTGCCTTCTTCCGGTGCTCATGTTTGTGGGTGTCCTTGCATCCGTAGCTCTCGCCCAACAGGGGAAGATCGCAGTCATTGGCACCGTGCCATGCAGCACCGCCACCGTCGCAGCGAAATCAATGCCTGCCTTTCCAA ATGCGACGGTGCAGGTACAGTGTGGGAGCAGTGTCATCGCCAGCACCACCACCAACAGCAATGGAGCATTTGCGATGCTACTGAGTGAACAAACCTCAACTGTGTCCGATCTTTTGAGTAGCTGCAAGCTAGTCATCCCCACCCCTGTCTCCACCTGCGACGCGTCGCTCCGGGCCACCGGGAAGCTGCAGTCGCCCCTCCAACTTCTCTCAGGTACTGGTCTCGACGGACTTCTTGGGAACAAAAGCTTGCTCGGTGACATTTTCGGTAAAGGCGGATTGCTCGGTGGAATTCTGGGAGGTGATGGCCTTCTTGGTGGAATTCTTGGCCCGTCCAAGTACACCGTCGCTGGGAACTGA
- the LOC103974288 gene encoding thaumatin-like protein 1b: protein MAQPPLVSLAAFFVAVLISGAHSTTFSFKNNCPYPVWPASLANAGKAALSQTGFQLDSGASLSVDAPPAWGGRLWARHRCSADSSGRFSCLSGDCGTGQVACNGAGGAPPTTVVEFTLQGDGGKDFYDVSCVDGFNVPVSVVPSGGSNCDSTSCQTNINARCPTELQMLAPDGSVVGCKSACLAFDTDEYCCRGQYGSPDTCKPTSYSKMFKDACPQAYSYAYDDKSSTFTCVGANYDITYCP, encoded by the exons ATGGCGCAGCCACCACTCGTCTCTCTCGCCGCCTTCTTCGTCGCCGTCCTGATCTCAG GCGCGCACTCCACCACCTTTAGCTTCAAGAACAACTGCCCCTACCCTGTTTGGCCTGCCTCGCTGGCCAATGCCGGGAAAGCTGCTCTTTCCCAGACCGGATTCCAGCTGGACAGTGGCGCCTCCCTATCAGTGGATGCGCCACCCGCCTGGGGAGGCCGGCTGTGGGCTCGGCACAGATGTTCCGCCGACTCGTCCGGTAGATTCTCGTGCCTCTCCGGGGACTGCGGCACTGGGCAGGTGGCGTGCAATGGGGCGGGAGGAGCGCCGCCGACCACGGTCGTCGAGTTCACCCTGCAGGGCGACGGAGGCAAGGATTTCTACGACGTGAGCTGCGTCGACGGCTTCAACGTGCCGGTGTCGGTCGTTCCCAGCGGGGGGTCGAACTGCGACAGCACGTCGTGCCAGACGAACATCAACGCGCGGTGCCCCACGGAGTTGCAGATGCTGGCGCCGGACGGGAGCGTGGTGGGGTGCAAGAGCGCATGCTTAGCCTTCGACACGGACGAGTACTGCTGCAGGGGCCAGTACGGTAGCCCGGACACATGCAAGCCCACCAGCTACTCCAAGATGTTCAAGGATGCGTGTCCTCAAGCTTATAGTTATGCTTATGATGACAAGAGCAGCACCTTCACCTGCGTGGGGGCTAATTACGATATCACCTACTGCCCTTGA